A single region of the Cynocephalus volans isolate mCynVol1 chromosome 12, mCynVol1.pri, whole genome shotgun sequence genome encodes:
- the LOC134361214 gene encoding LOW QUALITY PROTEIN: olfactory receptor 5G25-like (The sequence of the model RefSeq protein was modified relative to this genomic sequence to represent the inferred CDS: deleted 1 base in 1 codon), which translates to MDHRNQTLVTKFFFFLVGLTNHRHPYQIVLFLIFLFVYLVTLLGNLEMIILIWMDSRLHTPVYFFLSHLSLADVCSSSVIGPEMLTDIYVEKKVISFFGCAAQLWVFGHIVVTECFFLAAMAYDWYTATCKPLLYTLIMSQQVCVQLVVGPYAMGLISTLTHTAFAFHLPYCGPNIINHFFCDLLPVLSLACTDTQVNKFLLFIMAGALGVLSGVIILVSYIHIVIAILSIRSADGRCEAFSTCSSHLTAVSILCGTLFFICVRPSSSFCLDINKVESLFYIAVIPMLNPLIYSLRNKEVKDSLRRKLERKKFLINK; encoded by the exons ATGGATCACAGAAATCAAACTTTGGtgaccaag ttttttttttttttggtgggattAACAAATCACCGCCACCCGTACCAGATTGTTCTCTTTCTgatatttctctttgtttatcTTGTCACTCTTCTGGGAAACTTGGAGATGATCATTCTCATTTGGATGGATTCCAGACTCCACACTCCCGTGTACTTTTTTCTCAGCCACTTGTCCTTGGCGGATGTCTGCTCCTCTTCTGTTATTGGTCCCGAGATGCTGACCGACATCTATGTGGAGAAAAAAGTAATCTCTTTTTTTGGTTGTGCTGCCCAGTTATGGGTTTTTGGTCATATTGTAGTCACTGAATGCTTCTTTCTGGCTGCCATGGCATATGACTGGTATACGGCCACTTGTAAACCCTTGCTGTATACACTCATTATGTCCCAGCAGGTCTGCGTGCAGCTGGTGGTAGGGCCTTATGCCATGGGCCTCATAAGCACTTTGACCCATACAGCCTTCGCCTTTCACCTGCCCTACTGTGGCCCAAATATAATCAATCACTTCTTCTGTGACCTTCTTCCGGTTCTCTCCTTGGCATGTACAGACACCCAGGTCaacaaatttttacttttcatcatGGCGGGAGCCCTGGGAGTACTCAGTGGTGTGATCATCTTGGTCTCCTACATTCATATTGTCATTGCCATCCTGAGTATCCGCTCTGCTGATGGGAGGTGCgaagccttctccacctgctctTCACACCTGACAGCCGTCTCCATCCTGTGTGGGACTCTCTTCTTTATCTGTGTGCGTCCAAGCTCTAGTTTCTGTCTGGACATCAATAAAGTGGAGTCCCTATTTTACATTGCAGTGATCCCCATGTTGAACCCACTTATCTACAGCTTG